One genomic segment of Ricinus communis isolate WT05 ecotype wild-type chromosome 3, ASM1957865v1, whole genome shotgun sequence includes these proteins:
- the LOC8282107 gene encoding glucan endo-1,3-beta-glucosidase 5 isoform X2 has protein sequence MASIQSWGRLAGLLWLCIQVLASVRVTGIGVNWGTQATHLLPPSTVVRMLKDNGFQKVKLFDAHSFTLSALGHSGIQVMVGIPNDMLYTLANNMEAAENWVAMNISSYISSGGVDIRYVAVGNEPFLSTYNGSFLGTTLPALQNIQAALVKAGLSTQVKVTVPLNADVYESSTSLPSGGDFRSDIHDLMLSIVKFLSDNGAPFTRNGYGNLSIIIGEVGWPSDGDKNANLKYAQEFNQGFMNRIIAGQGTPQRPGPMDAYLFSLVDEDAKSIQPGNFERHWGLFYFDGQPKYTLTLGTRSLNGLVPATGVHYLSQQWCVMSPLASLDDPEVAPSVSYACANADCTALGYGTSCGSLDARGNISYAFNSYYQQNNQLESACKFPNVSVVTNKDPSSGDCKFRIMIQSTETVPSGAGIGLRLLAPARWVILMLVFPFTLV, from the exons ATGGCATCCATTCAAAGTTGGGGGCGTCTTGCGGGCCTTTTGTGGTTATGTATTCAAGTCTTGGCTTCAGTAAGAGTAACTGGGATTGGTGTAAACTGGGGAACACAGGCAACACACCTTTTGCCCCCTTCAACAGTGGTGAGAATGCTCAAGGACAATGGGTTTCAAAAGGTTAAGCTTTTTGATGCCCATTCTTTTACTTTGAGTGCTCTCGGTCATTCTGGGATTCAGGTCATGGTGGGCATTCCCAACGATATGCTTTATACCTTGGCTAATAATATGGAAGCAGCTGAGAATTGGGTTGCCATGAACATCTCCTCTTATATCTCCTCTGGCGGTGTAGACATCAG GTATGTTGCAGTTGGAAATGAACCATTCTTATCAACATACAATGGAAGCTTTTTAGGGACAACACTTCCCGCGCTCCAAAATATCCAAGCCGCACTCGTAAAAGCAGGATTAAGCACCCAAGTGAAAGTTACTGTTCCTCTCAATGCTGATGTATACGAGAGTTCAACAAGTCTCCCATCTGGTGGGGATTTCCGATCAGACATCCATGACCTCATGCTGTCAATTGTCAAGTTCTTGAGTGACAATGGTGCTCCATTTACT AGAAATGGATATGGAAACCTGTCCATCATTATCGGAGAAGTTGGGTGGCCTTCTGATGGAGACAAAAATGCCAACTTGAAATATGCCCAGGAGTTCAACCAAGGATTTATGAACCGTATCATTGCAGGGCAAGGGACCCCACAGAGACCTGGCCCCATGGATGCCTACTTATTTAGCCTCGTAGATGAAGATGCCAAAAGCATTCAACCAGGCAATTTTGAGCGCCACTGGGGATTATTTTACTTCGACGGACAGCCCAAGTATACACTGACGTTAGGGACACGAAGTTTGAATGGTTTGGTACCAGCAACTGGTGTACATTATCTATCTCAGCAATGGTGTGTTATGTCTCCATTGGCAAGCCTTGATGACCCAGAAGTTGCACCGAGTGTGAGTTATGCTTGTGCTAATGCAGACTGCACTGCCCTAGGATATGGGACTTCCTGTGGAAGTTTGGATGCACGTGGGAACATCTCTTATGCATTTAACAGCTACTATCAACAGAATAATCAGCTTGAGAGTGCCTGCAAGTTCCCAAATGTTTCAGTTGTCACGAATAAAGACCCATCCTCTGGAGATTGCAAATTTAGGATCATGATCCAAAGTACAGAAACAGTCCCCTCGGGAGCCGGAATTGGATTAAGGCTTCTCGCGCCGGCTCGTTGGGTAATATTGATGCTTGTTTTCCCATTTACACTCGTCTGA
- the LOC8282107 gene encoding glucan endo-1,3-beta-glucosidase 5 isoform X1, producing the protein MASIQSWGRLAGLLWLCIQVLASVRVTGIGVNWGTQATHLLPPSTVVRMLKDNGFQKVKLFDAHSFTLSALGHSGIQVMVGIPNDMLYTLANNMEAAENWVAMNISSYISSGGVDIRYVAVGNEPFLSTYNGSFLGTTLPALQNIQAALVKAGLSTQVKVTVPLNADVYESSTSLPSGGDFRSDIHDLMLSIVKFLSDNGAPFTVNIYPFISLYKDPNFPTPYAFFDSNSSTINDGGIIYNNVFDANHDTLVYALQRNGYGNLSIIIGEVGWPSDGDKNANLKYAQEFNQGFMNRIIAGQGTPQRPGPMDAYLFSLVDEDAKSIQPGNFERHWGLFYFDGQPKYTLTLGTRSLNGLVPATGVHYLSQQWCVMSPLASLDDPEVAPSVSYACANADCTALGYGTSCGSLDARGNISYAFNSYYQQNNQLESACKFPNVSVVTNKDPSSGDCKFRIMIQSTETVPSGAGIGLRLLAPARWVILMLVFPFTLV; encoded by the exons ATGGCATCCATTCAAAGTTGGGGGCGTCTTGCGGGCCTTTTGTGGTTATGTATTCAAGTCTTGGCTTCAGTAAGAGTAACTGGGATTGGTGTAAACTGGGGAACACAGGCAACACACCTTTTGCCCCCTTCAACAGTGGTGAGAATGCTCAAGGACAATGGGTTTCAAAAGGTTAAGCTTTTTGATGCCCATTCTTTTACTTTGAGTGCTCTCGGTCATTCTGGGATTCAGGTCATGGTGGGCATTCCCAACGATATGCTTTATACCTTGGCTAATAATATGGAAGCAGCTGAGAATTGGGTTGCCATGAACATCTCCTCTTATATCTCCTCTGGCGGTGTAGACATCAG GTATGTTGCAGTTGGAAATGAACCATTCTTATCAACATACAATGGAAGCTTTTTAGGGACAACACTTCCCGCGCTCCAAAATATCCAAGCCGCACTCGTAAAAGCAGGATTAAGCACCCAAGTGAAAGTTACTGTTCCTCTCAATGCTGATGTATACGAGAGTTCAACAAGTCTCCCATCTGGTGGGGATTTCCGATCAGACATCCATGACCTCATGCTGTCAATTGTCAAGTTCTTGAGTGACAATGGTGCTCCATTTACTGTGAATATCTATCCTTTCATAAGCCTTTATAAGGATCCGAACTTCCCTACTCCCTATGCATTTTTTGACAGCAATTCATCTACAATAAATGATGGTGGAATAATCTACAACAATGTGTTTGATGCCAATCATGATACACTTGTATATGCATTGCAGAGAAATGGATATGGAAACCTGTCCATCATTATCGGAGAAGTTGGGTGGCCTTCTGATGGAGACAAAAATGCCAACTTGAAATATGCCCAGGAGTTCAACCAAGGATTTATGAACCGTATCATTGCAGGGCAAGGGACCCCACAGAGACCTGGCCCCATGGATGCCTACTTATTTAGCCTCGTAGATGAAGATGCCAAAAGCATTCAACCAGGCAATTTTGAGCGCCACTGGGGATTATTTTACTTCGACGGACAGCCCAAGTATACACTGACGTTAGGGACACGAAGTTTGAATGGTTTGGTACCAGCAACTGGTGTACATTATCTATCTCAGCAATGGTGTGTTATGTCTCCATTGGCAAGCCTTGATGACCCAGAAGTTGCACCGAGTGTGAGTTATGCTTGTGCTAATGCAGACTGCACTGCCCTAGGATATGGGACTTCCTGTGGAAGTTTGGATGCACGTGGGAACATCTCTTATGCATTTAACAGCTACTATCAACAGAATAATCAGCTTGAGAGTGCCTGCAAGTTCCCAAATGTTTCAGTTGTCACGAATAAAGACCCATCCTCTGGAGATTGCAAATTTAGGATCATGATCCAAAGTACAGAAACAGTCCCCTCGGGAGCCGGAATTGGATTAAGGCTTCTCGCGCCGGCTCGTTGGGTAATATTGATGCTTGTTTTCCCATTTACACTCGTCTGA
- the LOC8282109 gene encoding LOW QUALITY PROTEIN: uncharacterized protein LOC8282109 (The sequence of the model RefSeq protein was modified relative to this genomic sequence to represent the inferred CDS: inserted 2 bases in 1 codon; substituted 2 bases at 2 genomic stop codons), which produces MAVSVRQMSLIVATLGALSFIFGIVVENKRLAAGIPIPGKSGVVCKYPSDPTIVLGYLSFAFLLYLQSLAISLSIFYPYKGKSVPHSALFXSSTFSVFFSMSLFTGGLAAFLLLWPTVTEQIQSTRKFQGNLXSNCPXLLGGSAFVSLDSALFWLLSLMSADNAREGYFDEVESDCKGEHGQVLTDEYDDDDASAHLKGAA; this is translated from the exons ATGGCTGTATCTGTTCGTCAAATGTCTCTTATTGTAGCCACCCTGGGGGCACTGTCCTTTATTTTTGGGATAGtcgtagaaaataaaagg CTTGCAGCTGGAATTCCTATTCCTGGAAAAAGTGGTGTTGTTTGCAAGTATCCTTCTGATCCCACTATTGTCTTGGGATATCtatcttttgcatttcttttatatcttcAGTCGCTGgctatctctctctctatctttTATCCTTATAAAGGCAAATCTGTTCCTCACTCTGCCCTCTTTTGAAGTTCCACTTTCTCCGTCTTCTTCAGCATGTCCTT GTTTACTGGGGGATTAGCAGCATTTTTGCTGTTATGGCCAACAGTCACGGAGCAGATTCAGTCGACTCGCAAATTTCAAGGTAATCTCTAGTCAAATTGCCC TCTGCTGGGTGGTAGTGCATTTGTTTCTCTTGATTCGGCACTCTTCTGGCTACTTTCCCTTATGTCAGCCGATAATGCCCGAGAAGGCTACTTTGACGAGGTGGAAAGTGATTGCAAGGGTGAGCATGGTCAGGTTCTAACAGATgaatatgatgatgatgatgcatCCGCACATCTCAAGGGCGCTGCATAA